A single genomic interval of Daucus carota subsp. sativus chromosome 1, DH1 v3.0, whole genome shotgun sequence harbors:
- the LOC135147194 gene encoding uncharacterized protein LOC135147194, with product MKERVIRVYTLVFRHLLFQPLHLSALSANEMWRRRGSGDNSLESDQISDGQSSSNEVQEVAVDTYRITTLQGLASRCCANLGKDQWPWYLSKQATQDHLWRYSLWRGHPWAGQILPKAAYLQQETVQGISLFYTGYRLLPQCDPSPGS from the exons ATGAAAGAACGGGTAATCAG GGTTTATACTTTGGTGTTTCGTCACTTGCTCTTTCAGCCACTTCATCTCTCCGCTCTCTCTGCAAATGAAATG TGGCGGCGGAGAGGCTCGGGGGATAATTCTCTAGAGTCTGATCAAATAAGTGATGGTCAGAGTTCGAGTAACGAGGTACAGGAAGTTGCTGTTGATACATATCGAATTACAACTTTACAAGGCTTGGCTTCACGTTGCTGCGCTAACTTGGGTAAGGATCAATGGCCTTGGTACCTGTCAAAACAGGCTACACAGGATCACCTATGGCGGTATTCGTTATGGCGTGGTCATCCATGGGCAGGCCAg ATTTTGCCAAAAGCGGCCTACCTACAACAAGAAACTGTCCAAGggatttctttattttatacgGGGTACAGGCTCTTACCGCAGTGTGATCCCTCTCCTGGCTCATAG
- the LOC108193489 gene encoding uncharacterized protein LOC108193489 produces MSIDVQSKKKLKFTDEDRISALPDDLIHQILKSVDTKEAVQTSILSKRWKFVWTTLPFLKFKWAHPRFQDTSVNKSNAKFTRHVLNYRNHNSSISCLELKYLTPGLLDRFIKYAIAHHVECLDVHLRHKHKPYMLGSFSSGSIKKLKVRMSFEDIVPESDCWDLPALTSLHLCRLFLFFENQNLPERCITCLPALRDLCLEDWDLRESSLSFNWPGLTSFCLIKCILPTKVWNFPGLKSLELLDVTFPKNMREIFTALVSLKDLILSFDEVSQTKYFLHCPELVNLEIRTRYISPFFEIVKRNFVVSAPKLKNFTSVGIFTVKFDVPELDNVYMKLRGWIDDQSFSPNQLKEYYRPFRQMLLGLGGAKILHFELETIKALSSISDFLGRSPPPFCNLKYVKLPHGSEEAIISNNLRSYLLGASPTASIVTTFSQSNMKNSHTTTASVTSQNVALQKPLVSSTKVLVDSGNVPKTVCINTVDVGVQAEHVVRNSVQHTYSDRVRHVGSPVDGTDNDHARSSSGNPDIRLWRGYDVNSKFVCILNAIMDKYPETFEHFATRNRNFSEMKLNMLCTSVHDFVKMPVLIVDAEILAGYWDVFADLQKLGFDVSWLVSRLVIVEQLYTAHPLLLKLHAIDCDIDDAQRMFQDLQFNMNEISSILQNLQTLRNKKLQEIRKVVGTTAAKLAGGYIGDDLLPVT; encoded by the exons ATGTCAATTGATGTACAATCGAAGAAGAAACTGAAATTCACCGACGAAGACAGAATCAGCGCATTACCCGATGATCTAATTCATCAAATTCTCAAGTCTGTGGATACCAAAGAAGCAGTTCAAACCAGCATTCTCTCGAAACGATGGAAGTTTGTATGGACTACTCTCCCTTTCCTCAAATTCAAATGGGCTCACCCACGTTTCCAAGATACCAGTGTTAATAAAAGCAATGCTAAATTTACCCGTCATGTTTTGAATTATCGAAACCATAATTCTTCGATTTCGTGTTTGGAGCTTAAGTACCTCACTCCTGGTTTATTGGATAGGTTTATTAAGTATGCTATTGCTCATCATGTTGAGTGTCTTGATGTTCATTTACGACACAAGCATAAGCCGTATATGTTAGGGAGTTTCAGCTCTGGTTCGATTAAGAAACTTAAAGTGAGGATGAGTTTTGAGGATATTGTGCCTGAATCTGATTGTTGGGATTTGCCTGCGTTAACGAGTTTACATTTGTGTCGGCTTTTTCTGTTTTTTGAAAATCAGAATTTGCCggagagatgtataacttgttTGCCCGCGTTGAGAGATTTGTGTCTTGAAGATTGGGACTTGAGGGAATCGTCTTTATCTTTCAATTGGCCGGGTTTGACGAGTTTCTGTCTGATTAAGTGCATATTGCCTACAAAAGTTTGGAATTTTCCGGGTTTGAAGAGTTTAGAGCTTCTCGATGTGACGTTTCCGAAAAATATGAGGGAGATATTCACTGCACTTGTCAGTCTAAAAGATCTCATATTATCTTTTGATGAGGTTTCCCAGACAAAATATTTCTTACATTGTCCTGAATTGGTGAACCTGGAGATCAGAACCCGGTACATAAGCCCATTCTTTGAGATTGTTAAAAGAAACTTTGTGGTTTCTGCACCAAAACTCAAAAATTTCACTTCTGTCGGTATCTTCACGGTCAAATTTGATGTTCCTGAGTTGGACAATGTTTATATGAAATTGCGTGGTTGGATTGATGATCAGAGTTTTTCTCCAAACCAGTTAAAGGAGTATTATCGACCGTTTAGACAAATGCTACTGGGGCTTGGTGGTGCCAAAATCCTTCATTTCGAGTTGGAGACAATAAAG GCACTTTCATCAATCTCTGACTTTCTTGGAAGATCTCCCCCTCCATTCTGTAACTTGAAGTATGTCAAACTACCACATGGATCTGAAGAAGCAATCATTTCTAACAATTTAAGAAGCTACTTACTTGGTGCCTCTCCAACAGCCTCCATTGTCACAACATTTTCACAG AGCAACATGAAAAATTCTCATACAACAACAGCTTCTGTGACATCTCAAAATGTGGCTCTACAAAAGCCTTTGGTTTCTTCAACAAAGGTTCTGGTTGATTCTGGAAATGTACCTAAAACTGTGTGCATTAATACTGTGGACGTAGGGGTTCAAGCAGAGCATGTGGTGCGGAATTCTGTACAACATACCTACAGTGACAGGGTTAGACATGTTGGTTCCCCTGTTGACGGGACCGACAATGATCATGCGAGATCTTCTTCAGGCAATCCGGATATTAGATTATGGAGGGGTTATGATGTTAACTCAAAATTTGTATGTATACTCAATGCCATAATGGATAAGTACCCAGAAACATTTGAGCACTTCGCGACCAGAAATAGAAATTTCAgtgaaatgaagctaaatatGTTGTGCACCTCAGTACATGACTTTGTCAAAATGCCTGTGCTCATAGTTGATGCTGAAATACTTGCTGGGTACTGGGATGTATTTGCTGACTTGCAGAAACTGGGATTTGATGTAAGTTGGCTGGTGAGTCGTCTGGTCATTGTTGAACAGCTATACACCGCGCACCCCCTACTTCTTAAGCTTCATGCAATTGACTGTGATATTGATGATGCCCAAAGGATGTTTCAAGATTTGCAGTTTAATATGAATGAAATCAGTAGTATATTGCAAAATCTGCAGACTCTTCGTAATAAGAAGTTGCAAGAGATTCGGAAAGTTGTTGGAACTACGGCTGCAAAACTTGCTGGTGGCTACATTGGAGATGATTTGTTGCCTGTCACCTAA
- the LOC108205143 gene encoding G-type lectin S-receptor-like serine/threonine-protein kinase At2g19130, producing MYWLIAMDAKQNLFFVPILLLLCFSTTFHFSSGADSISTYGSLSGDKTIISSGGNFQLGFFKPSNFSKYYIGIWFKKVSAQTVVWVANRERPVTDKYSSELKVVDGNLVLYEKGIEIWSTDTKLKSSSVVAVLLDEGNLVLRNGSSNTTVWQSWDYPSDTWLPGANLGYDKRANRTQVLTSWKNSEDPAHGSYTYELDPIGNQYLLRRNRSQEIWNSGAWDGQIFTNVPEMAIRFLFNFTYISNATGDYFIYLLVNSSSYITRFVMDYNGQIKQFSWLADEEKWSLIWAEPKTQCKVNAYCGANGVCNDMSSPFCNCLPGFKSRFQKSWTSGDYSGGCKRIMELECDKANTTRRKADIFQKYTCMKWPDNRQAISTENAAGCKSNCLSNISCTAYAYYENSCSTWDGDLFNMQQLSVNDTNCRVIFIRLHSSDSSNNNEGIISGIVGGSIAIVLVFSGLLLIVIRRHKSRKATKIERGAEGTMVAFGYKDLQTATKNFSEMLGKGGFGSVYKGTLPDSTVIAVKKLEGVSQGEKQFRNEISTIGNIQHVNLVHLRGFCSEGNKKLLVYEYASNGSLDSHLFNPKKDESLLPWTTRYEIALGTARGLVYLHEKCRDCIIHCDIKPENILLDSYMCPKVADFGLAKLVGRNFSRVLTTMRGTRGYLAPEWISGGAITAKADVYSFGMMLFEFVSGRRNSEQTRDGKVNFFPAIAANVIMGRGDILTILDPNLNQVADVEEVTNICRVACWCIQENEHVRPTMSQIVQILEGFLEVDMPPDSRGLQVFIDNEDDIVFFTDKSSSSSLHIQSNPTRG from the coding sequence ATGTACTGGCTAATAGCTATGGATGCTAAACAAAATCTTTTCTTTGTGCCAATATTGCTTCTCTTATGTTTCTCTACAACTTTTCATTTCTCTTCTGGAGCCGATAGCATCTCAACCTATGGCTCTCTCTCGGGCGACAAAACCATCATCTCTTCGGGAGGAAACTTTCAACTTGGTTTCTTTAAGCCTAGCAACTTTTCTAAGTACTACATTGGCATATGGTTCAAAAAAGTTTCTGCTCAGACTGTAGTGTGGGTAGCAAACCGAGAGAGGCCCGTCACTGATAAGTATTCTTCAGAGCTAAAAGTTGTTGATGGTAACTTGGTGCTGTATGAGAAGGGTATCGAAATTTGGTCCACAGATACAAAATTGAAGTCCTCCAGTGTAGTAGCAGTACTACTTGATGAAGGAAATTTAGTTCTGAGAAACGGATCATCAAATACAACAGTTTGGCAAAGCTGGGATTATCCATCGGATACATGGTTGCCTGGTGCTAACCTTGGTTATGACAAGCGTGCAAACAGGACGCAGGTTCTTACATCATGGAAGAACTCTGAAGACCCTGCTCATGGTTCGTACACTTATGAACTTGACCCGATTGGAAATCAATATTTGCTCAGGCGGAATAGGTCCCAGGAGATATGGAATAGCGGAGCTTGGGATGGGCAGATATTTACTAATGTCCCCGAAATGGCCATAAGGTTTTTGTTCAACTTTACCTACATATCCAATGCTACTGgggattattttatatatcttctgGTGAATAGTTCCTCATATATCACTAGATTTGTGATGGATTATAATGGGCAAATAAAGCAATTCTCATGGTTGGCTGATGAAGAGAAGTGGTCCTTAATTTGGGCTGAGCCGAAAACACAGTGCAAAGTTAATGCTTATTGTGGAGCTAATGGTGTCTGCAATGATATGTCCTCTCCTTTCTGTAACTGTTTGCCTGGATTCAAGAGCAGGTTTCAGAAAAGCTGGACTTCGGGAGATTATTCCGGTGGCTGTAAGAGAATTATGGAATTGGAGTGTGATAAAGCAAACACTACCCGCAGGAAAGCAGATATCTTTCAAAAATATACTTGCATGAAATGGCCTGATAATCGTCAAGCTATCTCAACTGAGAATGCGGCTGGCTGCAAATCCAACTGTTTAAGCAATATTTCTTGCACAGCATATGCTTATTATGAGAATTCCTGTTCCACTTGGGATGGGGACCTCTTTAATATGCAGCAGCTATCTGTAAATGACACCAATTGCAGAGTCATCTTTATTAGACTTCATTCATCTGACTCTTCAAACAATAATGAGGGGATTATTTCTGGTATTGTTGGAGGGTCAATTGCAATTGTACTCGTCTTTTCAGGCCTTCTATTGATTGTAATCAGACGACATAAATCAAGGAAAGCTACTAAGATTGAAAGAGGTGCAGAAGGTACAATGGTGGCATTTGGTTACAAGGATTTGCAAACTGCGACCAAGAATTTCTCTGAAATGTTGGGGAAGGGAGGCTTTGGATCAGTTTATAAGGGAACATTGCCCGATTCAACAGTCATAGCAGTGAAGAAGCTGGAAGGCGTCAGCCAAGGGGAGAAACAATTCCGCAATGAAATCAGCACAATTGGTAACATTCAACATGTAAATCTGGTGCATCTTCGTGGTTTCTGTTCTGAAGGTAACAAGAAGTTGTTAGTGTACGAGTATGCATCCAATGGATCATTAGATTCTCATCTTTTCAACCCCAAAAAGGATGAGAGTCTATTACCCTGGACAACAAGGTATGAAATTGCATTAGGGACAGCCAGAGGACTGGTGTATCTGCACGAGAAATGCAGGGACTGTATCATACATTGTGATATAAAACCCGAAAACATTCTTCTGGATTCTTACATGTGTCCCAAAGTTGCAGATTTTGGGCTAGCAAAGTTGGTCGGTCGTAATTTTAGTAGGGTTTTGACAACAATGAGAGGAACTCGAGGCTACCTTGCTCCTGAATGGATATCTGGCGGAGCCATAACAGCAAAAGCAGATGTGTATAGCTTCGGAATGATGTTGTTTGAGTTTGTGTCAGGTAGGCGAAATTCTGAGCAAACTAGAGATGGGAAGGTTAACTTCTTTCCGGCAATTGCTGCAAATGTGATAATGGGCCGGGGCGACATCCTTACTATATTAGACCCCAATTTAAACCAGGTTGCTGATGTAGAAGAAGTAACCAACATATGTAGAGTAGCTTGTTGGTGCATACAAGAGAATGAACATGTTAGGCCAACAATGAGCCAGATAGTTCAAATTCTTGAAGGGTTTTTGGAAGTGGACATGCCTCCAGATTCACGAGGACTTCAAGTCTTTATTGACAATGAAGATGATATTGTTTTCTTCACTGATAAGTCCTCCTCCTCAAGTTTGCATATACAGAGCAATCCTACACGGGGTTGA
- the LOC108205144 gene encoding uncharacterized protein LOC108205144 — MDTQSKKKAKVADEDRISALPDELLHQILKFLDTKSAFQTTILSKRWKLVWTTLPFLKFIWDFPDKQNTSNNKSIAKFTHHVLYHRNRHSSISHLELMFLTPGLLDRFIKYAISHNVEVLDVHFRFKHKPYNLSNFTSSSIKKLKVRMNFERIVSESDCWDLPALTSLHLRGLFWAYEPETLPEICITCLPALRSLCLEDWDFKDLVNGRSSVSFDWPALTSFSLIKCKLPTKVWNMPYVKSLELHKVTFPENMNDIFAALVSLQSLILSFKEVSHNGLFLTCPELVNLEIRTCCGDKFYKNLERNIVVLAPKLRYFTSVGIFTVKFEVPELGYVNIKLRGWIDDQEFSPNKLRQYHREFKQMLPGLGGAKILNLELETMKALLSISPFLVSSPSPFYNLKYVKLPHGCEEASIPSNLRSYLLGASPTATIVTTFSQNMNSPTTSVTSQNVVPQKPLVSSTKVLVNSGYESVPIDTVDMGVQVEHVVQNFVEYASSDRVRHVGSSVEGTDNGHVSSSSGNIDSGLWRGYAVNSEFVILLNAIMDKYPETFEHFTTKNKKFGTMKLNMFCTSINDFAKISMIKVNTQMITEYRDVFADLEKLGFNVSWLLSRLNFIEQLRISQPLLPELHAIDGDINDANSKLQDLQIDMDKMKTKLQNLKTLREKKMQDIQELFGTMGRNLAVGYVGDDLLPGSLFT; from the exons ATGGACACCCAATCGAAGAAGAAAGCGAAAGTCGCCGACGAAGACAGAATCAGCGCATTGCCCGATGAGCTACTCCATCAAATCCTCAAGTTCCTCGACACCAAATCAGCATTTCAAACAACCATTCTCTCCAAACGCTGGAAGCTTGTATGGACTACTCTCCCTTTCCTCAAATTCATCTGGGATTTCCCCGATAAACAAAACACAAGTAACAACAAATCCATCGCTAAATTCACCCATCACGTATTATATCATCGAAACCGCCATTCTTCAATTTCGCATTTGGAGCTTATGTTCCTCACTCCTGGCTTATTGGATAGGTTTATTAAGTATGCTATTTCTCATAATGTTGAGGTTCTTGATGTTCATTTTCGGTTCAAGCATAAGCCCTATAATTTGTCGAATTTCACCTCTAGTTCGATTAAGAAGCTTAAAGTGAGGATGAATTTTGAGAGGATTGTGTCGGAGTCTGATTGTTGGGATTTGCCTGCTTTAACGAGTCTACATTTGCGGGGGCTTTTTTGGGCTTATGAACCCGAGACTTTACCGGAGATTTGTATAACTTGCTTGCCTGCGTTGAGAAGTTTGTGTCTTGAAGATTGGGATTTCAAGGATCTGGTGAACGGAAGATCGTCTGTGTCTTTTGATTGGCCGGCTTTGACAAGTTTTAGTCTGATTAAGTGTAAGTTGCCTACAAAAGTTTGGAATATGCCGTATGTGAAGAGTTTAGAGCTTCACAAGGTGACGTTCCCGGAGAATATGAATGACATCTTCGCTGCACTTGTCAGTCTACAAAGTCTCATATTATCTTTTAAAGAGGTTTCGCATAATGGTCTTTTCCTTACTTGTCCTGAATTGGTGAACCTGGAGATCAGAACCTGCTGTGGTGAcaagttttataaaaatctcGAAAGAAACATTGTGGTTTTGGCTCCAAAACTTAGATATTTTACTTCTGTTGGTATCTTTACTGTCAAATTTGAAGTTCCTGAGTTGGGCTATGTTAATATCAAATTGCGGGGCTGGATTGATGATCAGGAGTTCTCTCCAAACAAGTTAAGGCAATATCATCGAGAGTTTAAACAGATGCTGCCGGGGCTTGGTGGTGCCAAGATTCTTAATCTTGAGTTGGAGACTATGAAG GCACTTTTATCAATCTCTCCCTTTCTTGTAAGTTCTCCCTCTCCATTTTATAACTTGAAGTATGTGAAACTGCCACATGGATGTGAAGAAGCAAGTATTCCTAGCAATTTAAGAAGCTACTTACTTGGTGCCTCTCCAACAGCCACCATTGTCACAACATTTTCACAG AACATGAATTCTCCTACAACTTCTGTGACATCTCAAAATGTGGTGCCACAAAAGCCTTTGGTTTCTTCAACCAAGGTGCTTGTTAATTCTGGATATGAATCTGTGCCCATTGATACTGTGGACATGGGGGTGCAAGTAGAGCATGTGGTGCAGAATTTTGTAGAATATGCTTCCAGTGACAGGGTTAGACATGTAGGTTCCTCAGTTGAAGGGACCGACAATGGCCATGTGAGCTCTTCTTCGGGAAATATCGATTCTGGGTTATGGAGGGGTTATGCTGTTAACTCTGAATTTGTAATCCTACTCAATGCCATAATGGATAAGTATCCAGAAACCTTTGAGCACTTTACTACCAAAAACAAGAAATTCGGTACAATGAAGCTCAATATGTTCTGCACCTCAATAAATGACTTTGCCAAAATCTCTATGATCAAGGTTAATACTCAAATGATTACAGAGTACAGGGATGTATTTGCTGACTTAGAGAAATTGGGATTCAATGTAAGTTGGCTTTTGAGTCGTCTGAACTTTATTGAACAGCTTCGGATTTCACAGCCCCTACTTCCTGAGCTTCATGCAATTGATGGTGATATTAATGATGCCAATAGTAAATTACAAGATTTGCAGATTGATATGGATAAAATGAAAACTAAATTGCAAAATCTAAAGACTCTTCGTGAAAAGAAGATGCAAGATATTCAGGAACTTTTCGGAACTATGGGTAGAAACCTTGCTGTTGGCTACGTTGGAGATGATCTGTTGCCTGGTTCCTTATTTACTTGA